The genomic window CGCGGGGGCGGAGAGCCCGGCCGCATCCGGAGCCGCGGATAGCGGCGGACCGACGATCAGGATCGAGTCGCGCCGGGTCGTCGGCAACGTCACGCAGGTTCAGGGTTACCTCGAAGGCTCGGCGCTCAGCTCGGCTGGGATTTACGAGGGCGAGCAGATGGTCAAGCCGATAGACGTAGGCCGCGTGCTCGGCCGCCAGAAGGTCGAATTCAGCCTAAAGCTGCGCGACGCCGACATTGCGACCAACCTACGCGTCCTCGATCAGGCCGGGCGTATGGCGACCGCGTCGGTGTATGGCGAGGATTCGAACGCCATGGCAAGCACGGGCAGAGAGTCGGGAGTCGACGTTGACCGCGGCACCGGTTCCACCGCCGGAACCAACACGGCCGAGATTCCGAGCGCGAACGCGCCGTCCACGGGACTCGATTCGGGAGGCGACCTTGAAGAATCGGCCCCGGGTGCGGATGAGGGCGTTGGCAGCGCGGGACCCAGCGGCGGGATCGTCGGCGGACCGATTGGAGGCCTTGGCGGCGGAATCGGCGCGCCGATGGGCAACATCCAGATCAACATCGAGGCTGTCAACCCGGTAAATTCGCTATCGCGTTCCTACCAGGTGGTAGGGCAGATCGTGGGCAAGGGAGTGCGGCGCGCGGGAATCTATGTCGATGGGCGGCTCGCCACGCGAATCCCGGTCGGCCACGGCACCGTCAACAATTTCTCGACGAACTTCATGATGAGCGGCGGGACGGCGACGATCCGCGCGTTCGGCAGGGGCAACCAGTACGTGGAATCGTCCATCACGATGCCGCCAGCGCTGGCGTCGGCGCCGCCGATCGTGGTCGCGCCTTATGGGGCGAGCCCCTATAGTCCGTTCGGCATGAATCCCTACGGGATGGAACCGTACGGAGGTGTTTACGGCAGTCCATATGGCATGCCATACGGGACGCCCTTCGGCGCGAGCCCGTCTTACGGTATTAATATCGGCCCCCACGGAATCACGACCGTTCCGGTAAGCCCGTACGGCGCGGTTCCATATGGTGCAGTCCCATATGGCGTGGCTCCCTACGCCGTCAATCCGTATGCGGCGCCGATCAATCCGTACGGCAATACCGCCCATCCGATGGGCCCCGACGGGCGCTAAGCAGGCTCTGGCGCTGCGGCTCGATGAGCGCGCCGGCGGCCCGGTAGCCGGAACAGGCCTTACTTGCCGCGTCGGGCGCTATTCCGTTAAAATTCCGGGTTCGACCAAGACTTTTCCAACCAATCGATACTTCGCGAGTGCACCGACGATGCTGATTCAGGCGACGCAACTACGCCCTGGGATGATCCTGGAGTATAACAACGGGCTCTGGCGGGTGATGGCGATAAGTCACATCACGCCGGGCAACTGGCGCGGGATGGTCCAGACCAAGCTGCGCAACGTCAAAACCGGAACCCAGACCGAAAACCGTTTCCGCTCTGAAGATCGCGTCGAGCGAATCATCCTGAATCAGGTCGAAATGGAGTTCCTCTACCAGGAGGGCGACGATTTCCATTTCATGAACACCGAGACCTACGACCAGATAACGATCCCCAAGGAGCTGATCGAAGACGTGGTCGGTTTTCTCATGCCCAATCTGAAGGTCGAAGTCGAATTTCATGAGACCACACCGCTCAACGTCTCGCTGCCCAAGACCGTCAATCTGAAAGTTGCGCAGACGGACCCCGGGATGAGGAGTGCGGCGGTGACCAATACGCTCAAGCCGGCCACGATGGAGACCGGGCTGGTGGTGCAGGTGCCGCACTTCGTCCAGGAAGGCGAGACGATCACGATCAACACCGAGACGCGCGAGTACATGGCGCGCGCCAAGTAGGCGCCAATAGTTGATGAGGCGTGACCCGCCGAGAGTAAGCGAACTTCCACCGTGCACCATCGCACGCCGGGCCGTCCGAAGCGCTCGATGGCTATTGCGCTTTTATCCAAGTATCCGATCCAACCACCTTGACCGACACATCGGAAAAGGTAAGCCGCACCGGCTTTCCGTCGGCTGTCCCGCGATGATAGGTCGAAAAAAGCAGCGGGCCGGCCTTCTTGTAGCCCGCCCACGTTACGATCACGGCGGCGGGTTTCGTCGATCCGCCCCGATGGTAGAACATTTGCCTGACGCGCTTGTCCGGGCCGACATAGAGATCCCAGGTGTCGCCGGGCGTGTAGCCGCTATCCGAGCGGTATTTGACCCTGATTAGTTCTGCCGAACCACCCCCCAAAGGTAGTTGCTGCATACCCTCATCGGTCACCTTCGCGCCGTCCCATGCGACGTGAAACGGGAAAAGCAACCAGTACTGATCGTTGACGAAGGCCGGATCGATGGTCTTCCTTACGGCGTCGCTCTGACTGCTCAGTTGCGAGCGCTGATAGATCGCCTTCACGGGTTTGCCGTCCTTATCCTTTCCTTCGTAGGTAACCGTGTTGGTTTTTGTATCCCATTCCCACGTCTCGGAACGTGTGAGGCCGGGCAGGTCCAGGTTGAAGGTATAGCGGATTCCC from Candidatus Binataceae bacterium includes these protein-coding regions:
- the efp gene encoding elongation factor P; translation: MLIQATQLRPGMILEYNNGLWRVMAISHITPGNWRGMVQTKLRNVKTGTQTENRFRSEDRVERIILNQVEMEFLYQEGDDFHFMNTETYDQITIPKELIEDVVGFLMPNLKVEVEFHETTPLNVSLPKTVNLKVAQTDPGMRSAAVTNTLKPATMETGLVVQVPHFVQEGETITINTETREYMARAK